A stretch of Corvus hawaiiensis isolate bCorHaw1 chromosome 8, bCorHaw1.pri.cur, whole genome shotgun sequence DNA encodes these proteins:
- the EEF1AKMT2 gene encoding EEF1A lysine methyltransferase 2, with translation MAVAGGEPFSPSVLGTREHWDAAYERELQTFQDIGDTGEIWFGEESMVRIIRWLEKHKVPLDSSVLDIGTGNGVLLVELAKSGYLNLTGIDYSPSAIQLSEKVREKEGMSNIKLKVEDFLAPSAELSGFDICIDKGTFDAISLDPSDAVGKRKLYVGSLCRVLKPEGFFLITSCNWTKEELLNEFREGFEILEELPTPKFCFGGRIGNSVTALVFQRKKVRPSILDKLD, from the exons ATGGCGGTGGCCGGGGGCGAGCCCTTCAGCCCCTCGGTGCTGGGCACCAGAGAGCA CTGGGATGCTGCGTACGAAAGAGAACTGCAAACTTTTCAAGACATTGGAGATACCGGGGAAATCtg GTTTGGAGAAGAAAGCATGGTGCGCATAATCAGGTGGTTGGAAAAGCACAAGGTCCCCCTTGACAGCTCTGTGCTTGACATTGGGACTGGGAACGGTGTTTTACTGGTTGAATTG GCAAAGTCTGGTTACCTGAATCTCACAGGTATTGATTACTCACCTTCTGCAAtacagctttcagaaaaagtaagagagaaagaagggatgTCTAACATTAAATTAAAG GTAGAAGACTTCCTGGCACCCTCAGCTGAGCTGTCAGGCTTTGACATTTGCATTGACAAGGGGACTTTTGATGCCATAAGCCTCGACCCCAGTGACGCGGTGGGGAAGCGGAAGCTGTATGTGGGATCTCTGTGCAGGGTGTTGAAACCAGAGGGCTTTTTCCTCATCACCTCTTGCAACTGGAccaaggaggagctgctgaacGAGTTCAGAGAAG GATTTGAAATTCTGGAGGAGCTGCCAACACCCAAGTTTTGCTTTGGAGGAAGAATTGGAAACAGTGTAACAGCATTGgttttccaaaggaagaaaGTGAGGCCATCCATTTTGGACAAATTAGATTAG